A window of the Chloroflexus sp. Y-396-1 genome harbors these coding sequences:
- a CDS encoding DUF6069 family protein — protein MNRFDHHINPRQLPKAALIGAAIGVVANLIVYAIARAGGLEFSAPVPPTNQPMPLPVVAVVVSTVIPAIGAAVLLALLNRFTSRPLRVFLICAGVVLVLSFAGPFTLPVSLLEQMILNLMHVIAAGAIVWALVNYTVEK, from the coding sequence ATGAATCGCTTCGATCATCACATCAACCCGCGCCAGCTCCCAAAGGCTGCGCTCATTGGGGCTGCGATTGGTGTTGTAGCTAATCTGATAGTATACGCGATAGCGCGTGCTGGTGGCCTTGAGTTTAGTGCGCCGGTACCACCTACCAATCAACCAATGCCCTTACCGGTGGTTGCCGTTGTTGTCTCTACCGTTATACCGGCGATTGGTGCGGCTGTGTTACTGGCACTGCTCAATCGGTTTACCTCGCGACCATTGCGTGTGTTTCTGATCTGTGCAGGAGTTGTATTAGTACTCTCGTTTGCCGGGCCTTTTACATTGCCGGTTAGTCTGCTCGAACAAATGATTCTCAACCTGATGCATGTGATTGCAGCAGGCGCCATTGTTTGGGCGCTCGTGAATTATACGGTAGAGAAATAA
- a CDS encoding glycosyltransferase family 39 protein, with the protein MKREAWWLIAIMFLAALVRLVLWLQPLHLPANDEVEYLTVAQDLLAGRGWSFYERYHWLRAPLYPLWLAGSLWLSGGNVWLAALPNIALSVFNVFLIYHLSQAINDNAGPLVHRLAALSAAMLLTYATFASLYMSETLFTALFGTACWLLLVWRQRGAQWRDWRLFAAGGLWGLALLTRSLPLYFTLVVIVWVAASAAGHWQDLLRRPAALLVGCAFAITALIVVAPWTIRNCLSYRSCILIETGLAYNLWAFNEPREDMATIFRVLETIPDPAERAAYATTRGLERLREDPTILLRKLWPNWLAIWRVKAIQDRFLLEDYRADPPPLLFLGALIFDDLLYALIALGGIAALVYAAFHRRTPAILFGLWLVYFIAVSLVTHGEGRYRHFIFFALIPYAARAWVAFRDWPRLTPKALSVALVVSSAVGLSIGMAYHWEYAIQGGVRSFWRLSGDLARLSGNLALATTAYQQAIAAHPTPDGYLALGDVLRAQQDVDGALNAYRAAQRLNMLYPPSYVRLGDLLREIGDLAAAQQAYQPQYVSEQRLLDLAWRDTYPSPSAIIDVGDGLDFGYLAGFYPAEMLAGARSRWTGAVARIRLAANCRIVRLRMAALRPDAPVNGQFCVDNICHPFKLDTAWRWLTIQLPSHTTHSKLREIELRVTPWTAPDGRTLGIVVDRIETKNEE; encoded by the coding sequence ATGAAACGCGAAGCTTGGTGGCTCATTGCAATCATGTTCCTGGCCGCTCTCGTTCGGTTAGTGCTCTGGCTACAACCGCTGCACTTACCGGCGAACGATGAGGTTGAGTATCTCACAGTGGCGCAAGACCTGCTAGCCGGACGTGGCTGGAGTTTCTACGAACGTTACCATTGGTTGCGTGCACCACTCTACCCTCTCTGGCTGGCCGGATCGCTCTGGCTCAGTGGCGGTAACGTCTGGCTAGCTGCCCTGCCTAACATTGCGCTTAGCGTGTTCAATGTCTTCCTAATATACCATCTGTCGCAGGCCATCAACGACAACGCAGGGCCGCTGGTACACCGGCTTGCCGCTCTCAGTGCAGCCATGCTACTTACCTACGCCACGTTTGCCTCACTTTATATGAGCGAAACGTTGTTCACGGCACTCTTCGGCACAGCCTGCTGGTTACTACTGGTCTGGCGGCAACGTGGTGCACAATGGCGCGATTGGCGGTTATTTGCAGCCGGCGGGCTATGGGGATTGGCGCTTCTGACGCGCTCGCTACCGCTGTACTTTACGCTGGTCGTGATCGTCTGGGTCGCAGCAAGTGCTGCGGGTCACTGGCAGGACCTGCTCCGCCGTCCGGCGGCACTCTTGGTCGGATGTGCATTTGCGATAACGGCGCTGATCGTCGTTGCGCCGTGGACGATTCGTAATTGTCTGAGTTACCGGAGCTGCATTCTGATCGAAACCGGTCTCGCGTACAACCTCTGGGCCTTCAATGAACCACGCGAAGATATGGCAACTATCTTCCGGGTGCTCGAAACAATTCCTGATCCTGCCGAACGGGCAGCGTATGCGACGACTCGTGGCCTCGAACGGCTGCGTGAAGACCCAACCATCCTACTGCGCAAACTATGGCCCAACTGGCTGGCAATCTGGCGGGTCAAAGCGATTCAGGATCGATTCCTCCTTGAAGATTATCGGGCCGATCCACCGCCATTGCTGTTCCTTGGTGCCCTGATTTTCGATGATCTGCTCTACGCCCTGATCGCTCTTGGCGGTATCGCTGCGCTTGTGTATGCAGCCTTCCATAGACGAACACCGGCAATCTTGTTCGGGCTATGGCTGGTCTACTTCATAGCCGTATCGCTAGTAACCCATGGGGAAGGACGCTACCGCCATTTTATCTTCTTTGCCCTCATTCCATACGCAGCTCGAGCCTGGGTTGCATTCAGAGACTGGCCTCGTTTGACACCCAAAGCACTCAGCGTCGCACTTGTGGTCAGCAGCGCGGTTGGCCTCTCGATAGGAATGGCTTATCACTGGGAGTACGCCATTCAGGGTGGTGTACGGAGCTTTTGGCGGCTTAGTGGTGACCTTGCCCGTCTATCAGGCAACCTAGCTCTGGCTACAACTGCCTATCAGCAGGCAATCGCTGCCCATCCTACCCCCGACGGCTATCTGGCGTTGGGCGATGTGTTACGCGCCCAGCAAGACGTTGACGGCGCATTAAACGCATATCGAGCCGCACAGCGCCTTAACATGCTCTACCCACCATCGTATGTTCGGCTGGGCGATCTGCTGCGCGAAATCGGTGATCTGGCCGCAGCGCAACAGGCATACCAACCGCAATACGTGAGTGAACAACGCCTTCTCGATCTGGCCTGGCGTGACACATACCCATCACCGTCGGCAATCATTGACGTTGGTGATGGATTGGACTTCGGGTATCTGGCCGGCTTCTATCCGGCAGAGATGCTGGCTGGCGCTCGTAGCCGCTGGACGGGTGCAGTAGCCCGCATCCGATTAGCGGCAAACTGTCGGATTGTACGGCTACGTATGGCAGCGTTGCGACCTGACGCTCCTGTAAACGGTCAGTTTTGCGTTGACAACATTTGTCACCCGTTCAAGCTCGACACGGCGTGGCGCTGGTTAACCATCCAACTACCATCGCATACAACTCATAGTAAGTTACGCGAGATTGAGCTGCGGGTAACACCGTGGACAGCTCCAGATGGCCGCACCCTAGGTATCGTCGTTGATCGTATAGAGACGAAGAACGAAGAGTGA
- the deoC gene encoding deoxyribose-phosphate aldolase — MASLIDHTLLKPEATVEQIDRLCNEAKQYRFASVCVNPRYVERCARALAGSPVRVCTVIGFPLGATTTKVKVFETVQAIGHGAHEVDMVMAIGALRGREYHVVADDIRAVTDAAHASGVLVKVILETGLLTDIEKIAACILAVRAGADFVKTSTGFGPGGATVADIRLMRAVVGPTIGVKASGGIRSLTMAQELIAAGATRIGTSAGVAIVQASEGMVSEPPHSDTY, encoded by the coding sequence ATTGCCAGCCTGATTGATCACACCTTACTTAAACCAGAAGCAACGGTCGAGCAGATTGATCGACTGTGCAATGAAGCCAAACAATACCGCTTCGCCAGTGTTTGTGTCAATCCGCGTTATGTCGAGCGCTGTGCACGCGCACTGGCCGGTTCCCCGGTACGTGTTTGCACGGTTATTGGTTTCCCGCTCGGTGCAACGACCACGAAAGTGAAAGTCTTTGAAACGGTGCAAGCAATCGGTCACGGCGCACACGAAGTTGATATGGTGATGGCGATTGGTGCATTGCGAGGCCGCGAGTATCACGTCGTCGCTGACGATATTCGTGCTGTAACCGATGCTGCACATGCGAGTGGTGTGCTGGTCAAAGTTATTCTGGAAACCGGTCTGCTGACCGATATCGAAAAGATTGCGGCTTGTATTCTGGCAGTACGTGCCGGGGCTGATTTTGTCAAAACCAGTACCGGTTTTGGGCCAGGTGGTGCGACCGTTGCCGACATTCGGCTCATGCGGGCTGTCGTTGGCCCGACCATCGGGGTGAAGGCGTCGGGCGGAATACGCTCACTAACAATGGCGCAGGAGTTGATTGCGGCTGGCGCAACCCGAATCGGCACTTCGGCTGGTGTCGCCATTGTGCAAGCATCAGAAGGAATGGTATCAGAACCACCACATAGCGATACCTATTAG
- a CDS encoding deoxyribodipyrimidine photo-lyase, whose protein sequence is MQLVWFKRDLRIHDHPALNAAAARGPVLPLYIVEPSLVHAPDFAARHWTFIRGCLHELRTTLTRLGQPLVVRVGEAVDVLDQLTREWPIEAIWAHEETGNLLSYARDRAVRRWARMRGIPFYELPQNGVVRRLSSRDEWQVHWEERMSATAAHPPSVLPSLTIDPGAIPTAQDLSLPPDTLTEHQPPGETAALRLLDDFLYRRSRHYHRALSSPLTAWEGCSRLSAYLTWGALSIRTVVQKTRQRIAELNANAAPEERSWLRALAAFESRLHWRCHFIQKLEDEPEIEIRNLVRAYDGMREEHHRPDLIVAWAAGRTGYPFVDACMRALTATGWLNFRMRAMLVSFVAYDLWQHWREPALILARRWIDYEPGIHYCQMQMQAGTSGNRTIRIYNPIKQSIDHDPEGTFIRRWVPELANIPTAYIHTPWLLDRSSQERAGCRIGRDYPAPIVDHDLAYRRARAAIAAVRARPETAQEAAAVHQRHGSRRWQATRRRTSGTVTDRQLRLDL, encoded by the coding sequence ATGCAGCTTGTCTGGTTCAAACGCGATCTGCGCATTCACGATCATCCGGCATTAAATGCCGCTGCCGCACGTGGCCCGGTACTTCCACTCTACATTGTCGAGCCGTCGCTTGTGCATGCGCCGGATTTCGCCGCCCGTCATTGGACATTCATTCGTGGATGCCTCCACGAACTACGTACCACACTGACAAGGCTCGGTCAACCCCTAGTCGTGCGCGTGGGTGAAGCTGTTGATGTTCTCGACCAACTGACACGGGAATGGCCTATCGAAGCGATCTGGGCCCACGAAGAAACGGGAAATCTGTTGAGTTATGCCCGTGACCGGGCCGTGCGACGATGGGCACGAATGCGCGGCATCCCGTTTTATGAGCTGCCACAGAATGGCGTTGTGCGCCGCCTATCATCACGCGATGAATGGCAGGTCCACTGGGAAGAGCGCATGAGCGCAACAGCGGCCCACCCACCATCGGTCTTACCATCACTCACGATTGATCCAGGTGCAATTCCAACCGCCCAAGACCTATCGTTGCCGCCTGACACCCTTACCGAACACCAACCACCGGGTGAAACAGCAGCGCTCAGGCTCCTGGACGATTTTCTCTACCGCCGCAGCCGCCACTACCACCGGGCACTCTCCAGCCCGCTAACGGCGTGGGAAGGTTGTTCACGCTTGAGCGCCTACCTAACCTGGGGTGCATTGTCGATCCGCACAGTGGTTCAAAAGACACGTCAACGCATTGCCGAACTTAACGCCAATGCGGCACCCGAAGAACGATCGTGGCTGCGGGCACTCGCCGCGTTTGAGTCACGTCTGCACTGGCGTTGTCACTTCATCCAGAAACTTGAAGATGAACCTGAAATAGAGATTCGCAATCTGGTACGAGCTTATGACGGGATGCGCGAGGAACACCATCGCCCTGACCTGATTGTAGCGTGGGCAGCCGGGCGCACCGGTTATCCATTCGTTGATGCCTGTATGCGTGCACTCACCGCTACGGGATGGCTTAATTTTCGGATGCGGGCAATGCTGGTCAGTTTTGTTGCCTACGATCTCTGGCAACACTGGCGCGAACCGGCGCTCATTTTGGCCCGGCGCTGGATCGACTATGAACCGGGCATTCATTACTGTCAGATGCAGATGCAGGCCGGTACGTCAGGAAATCGTACCATTCGTATTTACAATCCGATCAAACAGAGTATTGATCACGATCCAGAGGGTACTTTCATCCGGCGTTGGGTTCCTGAACTGGCAAACATTCCGACCGCGTACATTCACACCCCCTGGCTACTTGACCGTAGCAGCCAGGAGCGTGCCGGATGTCGGATTGGGCGCGACTACCCAGCACCTATCGTTGACCACGACCTTGCCTATCGGCGAGCGCGGGCAGCAATCGCGGCAGTACGAGCCCGACCAGAAACGGCGCAAGAAGCAGCCGCGGTACATCAGCGCCACGGTTCGCGGCGCTGGCAAGCAACTCGTAGGCGTACATCCGGCACTGTTACCGATCGTCAGCTCAGACTCGACTTGTAA
- a CDS encoding BTAD domain-containing putative transcriptional regulator: MKTWHVQLLGGFDIRCNGISLSSAFQTDNARLLFTWLCFHQRQAVRRETLTGLFWPDRPQTAAQNTLRVTLSRIRQALGEASSLLHTSAQTVTLNVPPVWQVDALRFEQIVTAIHSHDHRSIPGCRHCQELLRTAATLYQGEFLAGFTPDSELLFEWYIRQREYFHRSFLSVLAHLGEYALLAHDWQSVLAYATRQLEAEPWHELAHRQLMLALARQGQRASALVQYQNCCKILRQELGIEPEPATQELAIAIREGNLPDAPSYLKSQRQAMALDQLPLVGREQEIQTLTDLINRSDLQLITVAGEGGVGKTRLAIRAAQLMRFAFPDGVYYMFLHPEDGFAANIGLLTLNPVQYLAHCIANTCEVALNDRQSTEAQVIAALQNRACLLVFDSFEHVVTASLFLKELLSAATQCVALVTSRQRLYLRQEHVLHLAPLSTISTTQQVSPSARMFVELARRQGMTFTTANEYYDIDQVCSALSGLPLGIELAAACLNSMNLATLRQTVFRSIKSLNSPILDVPGRHRSLQAVFESTWNSLSEASRQALAMLSVVNAACPLAAALAITAGEQVLTELIELSLVHHLAGDRIWLHEYIRQFAGEKLTQDFERANLREVAYRRHAHWFLKWLTSSRSGLRGPQSFEVREDLVANLIDIEVAWHWALVNAEWDLVANAALAYEDLYRLMGRFVAGVERFQQSLAYVTNPITSSAKRLRASLLSGYVSLQRLRSGHQHVLSVTAEALALAEQLADPLLQAMIKCQSGMLNTLAGDHEQGQQEFLQALALLNGPNGTFHDTDALLIIATCLRSLSEIDLRLGNLGTATDFAQQAIAVCRQTHDHLAIARCFETLSNVVSAQGKLEESEHYLHQALEIYQRLRVTYQKTRILDLLAQNADARGDYALAQRYYFQGLALARECGDRDAEIIAHINLGISADFMGDYDQALEHTQIALALSELVSDRRHHTTITANLSLYAHHNQRHNLALSYAQATIEQAQRSGLRELEGYGYDFQGHALLALHHLDEAELSYQKALHIRQQFNNPVLVLESQAGLTRVALARHDATEALRRALPIVDHLLAGGHLNGAEETLRIYWTVYQALAFNADARASAILALGYHLIQERADRLSDPRQRSIYLNIDVHRQIVETYLAQIGQSDQPMSSHMSVA, translated from the coding sequence ATGAAGACATGGCACGTACAACTACTAGGCGGGTTCGATATTCGCTGTAATGGCATCTCGCTAAGCAGTGCTTTCCAGACAGATAATGCTCGTTTGCTCTTTACTTGGTTATGCTTTCATCAGCGACAGGCGGTGCGACGAGAGACGTTAACCGGCTTGTTTTGGCCTGATCGACCACAAACAGCCGCCCAAAACACGCTGCGCGTTACCCTCAGTCGTATCCGTCAGGCATTGGGAGAAGCGAGTTCTTTGCTTCATACCAGTGCCCAAACGGTAACGCTCAACGTTCCACCGGTCTGGCAGGTTGATGCGCTACGGTTTGAGCAGATTGTGACCGCGATCCATTCCCACGATCATCGCTCCATACCGGGTTGTCGCCATTGCCAGGAGCTGTTACGAACAGCAGCAACTCTGTATCAGGGTGAGTTTCTAGCCGGTTTTACACCAGACAGTGAACTCCTGTTTGAGTGGTATATCCGTCAACGCGAGTATTTTCATCGCTCGTTTCTTTCGGTTCTAGCACATTTGGGAGAATATGCGCTTCTTGCCCACGACTGGCAGAGCGTGCTAGCGTATGCCACCCGTCAATTGGAAGCCGAGCCGTGGCATGAATTGGCTCATCGACAATTGATGTTGGCTTTAGCGCGTCAGGGCCAACGTGCATCGGCGCTGGTTCAATATCAGAACTGTTGCAAAATCCTGCGACAGGAGTTGGGTATCGAACCAGAACCGGCAACTCAGGAGCTAGCGATAGCAATCCGTGAAGGGAATCTCCCCGATGCTCCTTCGTATCTGAAATCACAGCGTCAGGCAATGGCGCTTGATCAGCTTCCTTTGGTTGGTCGCGAGCAGGAAATTCAGACCCTGACCGATCTTATCAATCGGTCAGATTTGCAATTGATCACAGTAGCTGGTGAAGGTGGCGTTGGTAAAACCCGTCTGGCGATTCGGGCTGCACAATTGATGCGTTTTGCCTTCCCTGATGGGGTATACTATATGTTCCTGCATCCTGAAGATGGTTTTGCCGCGAATATCGGTTTGCTGACGTTGAATCCGGTGCAATACCTGGCCCACTGCATTGCCAACACCTGTGAGGTAGCTCTGAATGATCGGCAGAGTACGGAAGCTCAGGTGATTGCAGCACTTCAGAATCGGGCATGTTTACTGGTGTTCGATAGTTTTGAACACGTAGTAACAGCGAGTCTTTTCTTAAAAGAGCTGCTGAGTGCGGCAACACAATGTGTTGCACTGGTTACTTCACGACAACGTCTCTATCTACGGCAAGAGCATGTGCTGCATCTGGCCCCGCTATCAACGATCTCCACCACACAGCAGGTGAGTCCTAGTGCTCGTATGTTTGTAGAGTTGGCCCGTCGTCAGGGAATGACGTTCACCACAGCAAACGAGTATTACGATATTGATCAGGTCTGTAGTGCGCTGTCTGGGTTGCCGTTGGGCATCGAGTTGGCGGCTGCATGCTTGAACAGTATGAACCTGGCGACATTACGCCAGACAGTTTTCCGCAGCATAAAGTCACTGAACAGTCCGATCCTTGATGTTCCTGGACGGCATCGTAGTTTGCAAGCCGTCTTTGAGTCGACCTGGAATAGTCTGTCTGAAGCGAGTCGTCAGGCGCTGGCGATGTTGAGTGTGGTGAATGCTGCCTGCCCGCTTGCCGCAGCGCTGGCAATCACCGCGGGTGAACAGGTGCTTACCGAACTGATTGAACTGTCTCTGGTACATCATCTCGCTGGCGACCGCATCTGGTTGCACGAGTACATCCGTCAGTTTGCCGGTGAGAAACTGACACAAGACTTCGAACGTGCAAACCTCCGCGAAGTAGCTTATCGTCGCCATGCGCACTGGTTTTTGAAATGGTTGACCAGTTCTCGCTCTGGTCTGCGTGGGCCGCAGAGCTTTGAGGTTCGTGAAGATTTGGTCGCTAATCTTATTGACATTGAAGTTGCCTGGCATTGGGCACTGGTCAATGCCGAGTGGGATTTGGTCGCTAACGCAGCGTTAGCCTATGAAGACCTCTACCGCTTGATGGGGCGTTTTGTTGCCGGTGTCGAACGATTCCAGCAGAGTCTGGCTTATGTCACGAATCCTATCACATCGTCTGCCAAACGTTTGCGCGCCTCGTTACTGTCAGGGTATGTTTCGTTGCAACGTTTACGCTCTGGTCATCAGCATGTTTTAAGCGTGACAGCAGAAGCGTTAGCACTCGCCGAACAGCTTGCCGATCCCTTGTTACAGGCAATGATCAAGTGTCAGTCCGGGATGCTCAATACTCTGGCCGGTGATCACGAACAAGGTCAGCAGGAGTTCTTACAAGCGCTTGCGCTACTCAATGGCCCCAATGGCACATTCCATGATACCGATGCTCTATTGATCATCGCAACGTGTCTACGCTCGCTGAGCGAGATCGATTTGCGCCTCGGCAATCTTGGGACGGCCACCGATTTTGCTCAGCAAGCCATAGCAGTATGCCGGCAGACTCATGATCATCTGGCAATAGCCCGTTGTTTTGAAACGCTTAGTAATGTTGTTAGTGCACAGGGAAAACTTGAGGAGTCAGAACACTATCTGCATCAGGCTCTCGAGATATATCAGCGCCTACGTGTGACCTATCAGAAAACCCGTATTCTTGATCTGTTAGCGCAAAATGCCGATGCCCGTGGTGATTATGCACTGGCGCAACGCTACTATTTCCAGGGGCTGGCACTGGCACGTGAGTGTGGGGATCGCGATGCAGAAATTATTGCCCATATCAACTTGGGAATTTCGGCTGATTTTATGGGCGATTATGATCAGGCTCTTGAGCATACCCAGATTGCATTAGCCCTTTCTGAGTTGGTCAGTGATCGCAGACATCATACCACTATTACTGCGAACCTTAGCCTATACGCTCACCACAATCAGCGTCATAACCTGGCGCTGTCTTATGCGCAAGCGACCATTGAACAAGCACAGCGCAGTGGCTTACGAGAGCTGGAAGGGTATGGGTACGACTTTCAAGGCCATGCCCTCTTGGCGCTGCATCACCTCGATGAAGCTGAGCTTTCTTACCAGAAGGCGCTGCATATTCGTCAGCAATTCAATAACCCGGTGCTGGTGCTCGAATCACAAGCCGGTCTAACCCGTGTCGCCCTGGCGCGTCACGATGCCACTGAGGCGTTGCGACGTGCCTTGCCGATAGTTGATCATTTACTGGCCGGTGGGCATCTTAACGGAGCAGAGGAGACACTACGTATCTACTGGACGGTATATCAGGCGCTGGCGTTCAATGCGGATGCACGTGCCAGCGCTATTCTAGCGTTAGGCTATCATCTGATTCAAGAGCGAGCGGATAGGCTGAGCGATCCGCGTCAACGCTCGATCTATCTCAACATCGATGTGCATCGTCAGATTGTAGAGACCTATCTGGCTCAAATCGGTCAGTCTGACCAGCCAATGTCATCTCATATGTCGGTAGCTTGA
- the sucD gene encoding succinate--CoA ligase subunit alpha, producing the protein MSILIDANTRLLVQGITGKEGEFHTRQMIEYGTKVVAGVVPGRGGQMAIDGRVPVFNTVSEAVAATGANTAVIYVPAPFAPDAIRESAAAGIPLIVCITEGIPALDMVSTYAFVQECGVRLIGPNCPGLLTPGAAKVGIIPGNIAMPGPVGIVSKSGTLTYEAVDALTRLGIGQSTIVGIGGDPIIGTNFIDVLAMFESDPQTEAIVLIGEIGGTAEQEAAAYIKAHVSKPVVGFIAGQTAPPGKRMGHAGAIISGGEGTAQEKIVALESVGVRVARMPADIAGLVKEALSARKM; encoded by the coding sequence GTGAGCATTCTGATCGATGCCAATACCCGATTGTTGGTACAGGGGATCACCGGCAAAGAAGGAGAATTCCATACTCGCCAGATGATCGAGTATGGGACGAAGGTGGTAGCCGGGGTGGTGCCAGGACGCGGCGGACAAATGGCGATTGATGGCCGGGTACCGGTATTTAACACAGTATCAGAAGCAGTAGCGGCTACAGGTGCGAACACTGCCGTGATTTATGTGCCAGCTCCCTTCGCCCCCGATGCCATTCGCGAATCGGCTGCGGCTGGTATTCCTTTGATTGTTTGTATCACCGAAGGCATTCCAGCACTCGACATGGTTAGCACTTATGCCTTTGTCCAGGAATGTGGGGTTCGCCTGATCGGTCCTAACTGTCCCGGCCTCCTCACACCGGGTGCTGCCAAAGTAGGCATTATTCCCGGCAATATTGCCATGCCCGGCCCGGTCGGCATTGTCAGTAAATCGGGAACATTGACATACGAAGCGGTTGATGCGCTCACCCGCCTGGGTATTGGTCAGAGTACCATTGTCGGGATCGGTGGCGACCCGATCATTGGCACGAACTTTATCGATGTGTTGGCGATGTTTGAATCCGATCCACAAACTGAAGCCATCGTTCTGATTGGTGAGATTGGTGGTACTGCCGAACAAGAGGCGGCAGCGTACATCAAAGCTCACGTCAGTAAGCCGGTGGTAGGCTTTATTGCCGGTCAGACAGCACCGCCTGGAAAGCGAATGGGACACGCTGGCGCGATCATTAGCGGCGGTGAAGGAACAGCGCAAGAGAAGATTGTCGCCCTTGAAAGTGTCGGAGTGCGCGTAGCCCGGATGCCAGCCGATATTGCCGGTTTGGTGAAAGAGGCGCTGAGTGCACGGAAGATGTAA